In one Natronosalvus amylolyticus genomic region, the following are encoded:
- a CDS encoding DUF7501 family protein gives MSVHTTHWNDTATCPFCGGELADPGEGFMTHIGHNSECRSEFETWRENVSSDLGGTWSG, from the coding sequence ATGTCAGTACACACGACCCACTGGAACGATACCGCAACCTGCCCGTTCTGTGGCGGTGAACTCGCCGATCCCGGTGAAGGGTTCATGACGCACATCGGCCACAACTCCGAGTGTCGCTCCGAGTTCGAAACCTGGCGTGAAAACGTCTCGAGCGACCTCGGCGGCACCTGGAGCGGGTAA
- a CDS encoding CDC48 family AAA ATPase — translation MNEVQLEVAKAYPNDSGRGIARLDPDTLLHLKLSPGDIIEIEGAETTAAKVWRADRQDWNTDTVRIDGFTRQNADVGIGERVTIRKAEATKANKLVLAPPEEASVQFGSDAAGMVKRQILKRPVVGRDIVPVMSSTNHPFMRSPGQAIPLIAVETDPEGVVLITEDTDVELREEPISGFEKTGGGITYEDIGGLQGEIQRVREMVELPMKHPQIFKKLGIEPPQGVLLHGPPGTGKTLLAKAVANETSASFFSIAGPEIISKYYGESEQQLREIFEDASEESPAIIFIDELDSIAPKREDVTGEVERRVVAQLLTMMDGLEARGQVIVIAATNRVDSVDPALRRPGRFDREIEIGVPDEIGREEILQIHTRGMPLSDDVNLSHLADETHGFVGADIESLTKEAAMKALRRYLPEIDLDEEDIPPSLIDRMIVKREDFRGALAEVEPSAMREVLVELPKMSWDDVGGLEDAKSKVQESVEWPLRTPEKFERMGIDPPAGVLLYGPPGTGKTLMAKAVANETNANFISVRGPQLLSKWVGESEKAIRQTFRKARQVSPTVIFFDELDSLAPGRGGEVGSNVSERVVNQLLTELDGLEEMGDVLVIGATNRPDMIDPALLRSGRFDRLVMIGEPDTEGRERILEIHTEDTPLAADVSLREIAEITEGYVGSDLESIAREAAIEALREDDDADIVEMRHFRQAMENVRPTITDDILEYYEQIERDFKGGTKAVEPGTGRRGSRIGFQ, via the coding sequence ATGAACGAAGTGCAACTGGAGGTCGCGAAAGCATACCCCAACGACTCGGGTCGTGGTATTGCCCGTCTCGACCCGGACACGCTATTACATCTCAAGCTCAGTCCGGGCGACATCATCGAAATCGAAGGCGCAGAGACGACCGCCGCGAAAGTGTGGCGTGCAGACCGGCAGGACTGGAACACGGACACCGTCAGAATCGACGGCTTCACCCGGCAGAACGCGGACGTCGGCATCGGCGAACGGGTAACGATTCGCAAAGCGGAGGCGACGAAGGCGAACAAACTGGTGCTTGCCCCGCCGGAAGAGGCATCGGTCCAGTTCGGCTCGGACGCCGCTGGCATGGTTAAACGGCAGATCCTCAAGCGGCCGGTGGTGGGCCGCGATATCGTCCCCGTCATGAGTTCGACGAACCATCCGTTCATGCGCTCACCGGGACAGGCGATTCCGCTCATCGCGGTCGAAACCGATCCCGAGGGCGTGGTCCTCATTACCGAAGACACGGATGTCGAGCTACGAGAAGAGCCGATTTCCGGCTTCGAGAAAACCGGTGGTGGCATCACCTACGAGGATATCGGTGGCCTCCAGGGCGAGATCCAGCGCGTTCGCGAGATGGTCGAGTTGCCGATGAAACACCCACAGATCTTCAAGAAGCTGGGGATCGAGCCGCCACAGGGTGTCCTCTTGCACGGCCCGCCTGGTACCGGGAAAACGCTGCTCGCCAAAGCGGTCGCCAACGAAACCTCCGCCAGTTTCTTCTCTATTGCCGGCCCCGAAATCATCTCCAAATACTACGGTGAGTCAGAACAGCAACTCCGGGAAATCTTCGAGGACGCGAGCGAGGAGTCGCCCGCGATCATCTTCATCGACGAACTCGACTCTATCGCCCCCAAACGCGAGGACGTCACCGGCGAGGTCGAACGGCGTGTCGTCGCCCAGCTGTTGACCATGATGGACGGTCTCGAGGCCAGAGGCCAGGTCATCGTCATCGCGGCGACGAACCGCGTCGACAGCGTCGACCCGGCCCTTCGACGACCGGGCCGTTTCGACCGCGAGATCGAGATCGGCGTCCCGGACGAGATCGGCCGTGAGGAAATCCTGCAGATTCACACCCGCGGGATGCCGCTTTCGGACGATGTCAACCTCTCGCATCTGGCGGACGAAACACACGGCTTCGTGGGTGCTGACATCGAGAGCCTGACCAAAGAGGCCGCGATGAAAGCGCTCCGTCGGTACCTCCCCGAAATCGACCTCGACGAAGAGGATATCCCGCCAAGTCTCATCGATCGGATGATCGTCAAACGCGAGGACTTCCGTGGCGCACTCGCCGAAGTCGAACCGTCCGCGATGCGCGAAGTCCTCGTCGAACTGCCCAAGATGAGCTGGGACGACGTCGGCGGTCTCGAGGACGCCAAATCGAAGGTCCAGGAGTCAGTCGAGTGGCCGCTTCGTACTCCCGAGAAGTTCGAACGAATGGGCATCGATCCGCCGGCGGGCGTCCTGTTGTACGGGCCGCCGGGCACCGGGAAGACGTTGATGGCGAAAGCCGTCGCCAACGAGACCAACGCGAACTTCATCTCAGTGCGCGGTCCACAACTGCTCTCGAAGTGGGTCGGTGAATCGGAGAAGGCGATCCGACAGACCTTCCGCAAGGCGCGTCAGGTCTCGCCGACAGTGATCTTCTTCGACGAACTGGACTCGCTCGCACCCGGCCGGGGCGGCGAGGTCGGCAGCAACGTCTCCGAACGCGTCGTCAATCAACTCCTGACCGAACTCGACGGCCTCGAGGAAATGGGTGACGTGCTGGTCATCGGCGCGACCAACCGTCCGGACATGATCGACCCCGCACTCTTGCGGTCCGGTCGGTTCGACCGCCTCGTGATGATCGGCGAACCGGACACGGAAGGACGTGAACGCATCCTCGAGATCCACACTGAGGACACCCCGCTGGCTGCAGATGTCAGCCTCCGAGAAATCGCTGAGATCACCGAGGGCTACGTCGGCAGCGACCTCGAGTCCATCGCCCGCGAAGCGGCTATCGAAGCACTACGGGAAGACGACGACGCCGATATCGTCGAAATGCGTCACTTCCGACAGGCTATGGAGAACGTCCGTCCGACGATCACGGACGATATCCTCGAGTACTACGAACAGATCGAGCGCGACTTCAAAGGCGGGACCAAAGCCGTCGAACCCGGTACCGGGCGTCGCGGCAGCCGTATCGGCTTCCAGTAG
- the uvrA gene encoding excinuclease ABC subunit UvrA: protein MSKEYIEVRGAQEHNLKDIDVSIPRESFTVVTGLSGSGKSSLAFDTVYAEGQRRYIESLSAYARNFLGQMDKPQVENVEGLSPAISIDQKNAANNPRSTVGTVTELHDYLRLLYARVGTQYDPITGEEVGTQTAQDMIQQVMDLPEGTRAKIAAPVVRDQKGAFEDLFEELLTKGYARVEVDGEEHDLSLEAPDLDKNYDHTIDVIVDRVKISEEARPRITDSVETALEEADGVLKLIIPEPSADIELGSNTRSTGDLAGDGDDRLTLEFSTALGNPNSDFQFSEIETRSFSFNSPHGACPECEGLGKTKEVDEDLVIQDPEKPLKNVFEAWSYNRSYYQTRIDAVAAHFDVSIDTPWAELEDDVKRQFLYGTDDQVVFKRRTKNGIRRKTKRFEGVIPNLDRRYLETESEGTREHIEKYMAVTECPACDGSRLKTQSRHVRVAGTSLDEINRMSIGDALEHFEGLEADLSGRDLTIAEEILKEIRARLGFMCEVGLEYLTLDREASTLSGGESQRIRLATQVGSGLVGVLYVLDEPSIGLHQRDNDKLLDTLCELRDIGNTLLVVEHDEETMRRADTIIDMGPGPGKRGGEVVVNGPLEEVKACEASVTGDYLSGRNGIPVPETRREPAGALTIRGARQHNLKDVDVDIPLGCFTAITGVSGSGKSTLMHKVLYKALARRMNDNTSVIPGDHDDIEGIEEIETVRLIDQSPIGRTPRSNPATYTGVFDYIRELFAETKLAKQRGYKKGRFSFNVKEGRCGECGGQGTVKIEMNFLSDVYVPCEACGGDRYNDATLDVEYKGKTIADILEMSVEEAYDFFEASSRLRDRLQLLKDVGLEYMKLGQPSTTLSGGEAQRVKLAEELGKRDSGNTLYLLDEPTTGLHSADERKLIDVLHRLTDNDNTIVVIEHELDLVKNADHIVDLGPEGGENGGDVVATGTPEEVARVEESYTGLYLRDLLPAVDLEGPRGERVEPMTMAMDDD from the coding sequence ATGAGCAAAGAGTACATCGAAGTTCGGGGCGCACAGGAGCACAACCTCAAAGATATCGACGTCTCGATTCCGCGAGAGTCGTTCACCGTCGTCACGGGGCTCTCCGGGTCGGGGAAATCCTCGCTGGCGTTCGACACCGTCTACGCCGAAGGCCAGCGGCGGTACATCGAGAGCCTCTCAGCCTACGCCCGAAACTTCCTGGGGCAGATGGATAAGCCACAGGTCGAAAACGTCGAAGGCCTCTCACCGGCCATCTCCATCGACCAGAAAAACGCCGCCAACAACCCCCGATCGACCGTCGGCACGGTGACGGAACTACACGACTACCTTCGCCTGCTGTACGCTCGAGTCGGCACCCAGTACGACCCGATCACCGGCGAGGAAGTCGGGACCCAGACGGCCCAGGACATGATCCAGCAGGTGATGGACTTGCCCGAAGGAACCCGTGCGAAAATCGCGGCACCGGTCGTTCGCGACCAGAAAGGCGCGTTCGAGGACCTGTTCGAAGAGTTGCTGACCAAAGGGTACGCTCGCGTCGAAGTCGACGGCGAGGAACACGACCTCAGCCTCGAGGCACCCGATCTGGACAAAAACTACGACCACACCATCGACGTCATCGTCGACCGCGTGAAAATCAGTGAAGAAGCGCGTCCGCGCATTACCGACAGCGTGGAGACGGCCCTCGAGGAAGCCGATGGCGTCCTCAAACTGATCATCCCGGAGCCGAGTGCGGACATCGAACTGGGGTCGAACACTCGCTCGACCGGCGACCTGGCTGGCGACGGTGACGACCGACTCACCCTCGAGTTCTCGACGGCGCTCGGGAATCCGAACAGCGACTTCCAGTTCAGCGAAATCGAGACGCGCAGTTTCTCGTTCAACAGCCCACACGGGGCATGTCCGGAGTGTGAAGGGCTTGGCAAAACCAAGGAAGTCGACGAAGACCTCGTCATCCAGGACCCCGAAAAACCGCTGAAAAACGTGTTCGAAGCCTGGAGTTACAACCGGTCGTACTACCAGACCCGAATCGACGCGGTCGCAGCCCACTTCGACGTGAGCATCGACACCCCCTGGGCGGAGCTCGAGGACGACGTAAAGCGACAGTTCCTCTATGGCACCGACGACCAGGTCGTGTTCAAACGTCGGACGAAAAACGGGATTCGGCGCAAGACCAAGCGCTTCGAGGGCGTCATTCCGAACCTCGACCGACGCTACCTCGAGACCGAATCGGAGGGGACTCGCGAACACATCGAGAAGTACATGGCGGTCACCGAGTGTCCAGCCTGTGATGGCTCCCGGCTCAAAACGCAGTCTCGACACGTCCGGGTCGCTGGAACCTCTCTGGACGAAATCAACCGCATGTCTATTGGGGACGCCCTCGAGCACTTCGAAGGCCTCGAGGCCGACCTGTCGGGGCGTGACCTGACCATCGCCGAGGAGATTCTCAAAGAGATTCGGGCGCGGCTTGGCTTCATGTGTGAGGTTGGGCTCGAGTACCTTACCCTCGACCGAGAGGCCTCGACCCTTTCGGGTGGCGAAAGCCAACGGATTCGTCTGGCAACGCAAGTCGGGTCCGGCCTCGTGGGCGTGCTCTACGTACTGGACGAACCGTCGATCGGACTGCATCAGCGAGACAACGACAAACTGCTGGACACGCTGTGTGAACTTCGGGACATCGGCAACACGCTGCTCGTGGTCGAACACGACGAGGAGACGATGCGCCGGGCGGACACCATCATCGACATGGGTCCGGGTCCGGGCAAACGCGGCGGCGAGGTCGTCGTCAACGGGCCGCTTGAGGAAGTCAAGGCCTGTGAAGCGTCGGTGACGGGTGACTATCTCTCCGGACGCAACGGGATTCCCGTCCCCGAAACGCGTCGAGAGCCAGCGGGTGCGCTCACGATTCGAGGTGCCCGCCAGCACAACCTCAAAGACGTGGACGTGGACATTCCGCTCGGGTGTTTCACGGCTATCACCGGCGTTTCGGGTTCCGGAAAGTCGACGCTCATGCACAAAGTGCTGTACAAGGCGCTGGCGCGACGGATGAACGACAACACGTCCGTCATCCCGGGCGACCACGACGATATCGAGGGCATCGAGGAGATCGAAACTGTGCGCCTGATCGACCAGTCGCCGATCGGCCGGACGCCGCGCTCGAACCCGGCGACGTACACGGGTGTCTTCGATTACATCCGGGAGCTGTTCGCCGAGACCAAACTCGCCAAACAGCGCGGCTACAAGAAAGGGCGCTTCTCGTTCAACGTCAAAGAAGGGCGCTGTGGGGAGTGTGGCGGGCAGGGGACGGTCAAAATCGAGATGAACTTCCTCTCGGACGTGTACGTTCCCTGTGAGGCCTGTGGCGGCGACCGGTACAACGACGCGACCCTGGACGTCGAGTACAAGGGGAAAACCATCGCCGACATCCTCGAGATGTCCGTCGAGGAGGCGTACGACTTCTTCGAGGCCTCGAGTCGCCTCCGCGACCGTCTCCAACTGCTCAAAGACGTCGGCCTCGAGTACATGAAACTCGGTCAACCCTCGACGACGCTTTCGGGTGGGGAGGCCCAGCGAGTCAAACTCGCCGAGGAACTGGGCAAACGCGACTCCGGCAACACCCTGTATCTGCTGGACGAACCCACCACGGGGCTACACTCGGCGGACGAGCGAAAGCTCATCGACGTGCTTCATCGACTCACCGACAACGACAACACCATCGTCGTCATCGAACACGAACTGGATCTGGTTAAAAACGCCGACCACATCGTCGATCTTGGACCGGAAGGCGGCGAAAACGGTGGCGACGTCGTCGCGACTGGGACACCCGAGGAAGTCGCTCGCGTCGAGGAGTCGTACACGGGGCTGTACCTCCGTGACCTCTTGCCAGCCGTCGACCTCGAGGGCCCACGCGGTGAGCGTGTCGAACCGATGACGATGGCGATGGACGACGATTAG
- the pyrE gene encoding orotate phosphoribosyltransferase yields the protein MTNQALIDALRAADAVQFGEFELSHGGTSEYYVDKYLFETDPRCLELIAEAFADRLEGDAKLGGVALGGVPLAAATSVAAGVPYVIARKQRKEYGTANLIEGRLEPGEEVVVVEDIVTTGTSLVDAVEALREAGATVERALVVVDRQEGGREKVEAAGLEMEALVTADELLADRDA from the coding sequence ATGACGAACCAGGCACTCATCGATGCACTTCGTGCGGCCGATGCCGTCCAGTTTGGCGAGTTCGAACTCTCACACGGCGGGACCAGCGAATACTACGTCGACAAGTACCTCTTCGAGACCGATCCGCGCTGTCTCGAGTTGATCGCCGAGGCCTTTGCCGACCGACTCGAGGGCGACGCGAAACTCGGCGGCGTCGCCCTCGGTGGCGTCCCACTCGCGGCCGCAACGAGCGTCGCTGCGGGCGTCCCCTACGTTATCGCTCGGAAACAGCGTAAGGAGTACGGAACGGCGAACCTCATTGAAGGACGACTCGAGCCGGGCGAGGAGGTCGTCGTCGTCGAGGACATCGTCACGACGGGGACGAGTCTGGTCGACGCGGTGGAAGCGCTGCGCGAGGCGGGTGCGACCGTCGAACGCGCGCTCGTCGTCGTCGACCGGCAGGAAGGCGGTCGCGAGAAGGTGGAAGCGGCAGGCCTCGAGATGGAGGCGCTGGTGACTGCCGACGAACTGCTGGCAGACCGGGACGCCTGA
- a CDS encoding NUDIX domain-containing protein yields MEQTRGTYVQKACAYLTRPNGDFLAFESPEHNGLQVPKGTIEGAESPREAVFREIVEESGIGSIGPTTHLTSDVWCRRRSPLKHYVRHFYHAEVYDSRDTFTHTVTGTGEEVGLEFEYQWIDHETASSRQFALDLDDYLYLLPAGGAHSSAIDAPRVDGFSD; encoded by the coding sequence ATGGAGCAGACTCGAGGTACCTATGTGCAGAAAGCCTGTGCGTACCTGACCAGACCCAACGGCGATTTTCTCGCGTTCGAGAGCCCGGAACACAACGGTCTGCAGGTCCCGAAAGGAACTATCGAAGGGGCAGAGAGCCCTCGAGAAGCAGTGTTTCGGGAAATTGTCGAGGAGAGTGGCATCGGTTCGATTGGTCCGACGACGCATCTTACGAGTGACGTCTGGTGCCGGCGTCGATCGCCGCTGAAACACTACGTCCGCCACTTCTATCACGCCGAGGTTTATGACTCGCGGGACACCTTCACCCACACTGTGACGGGAACCGGCGAGGAGGTTGGGCTCGAGTTCGAATATCAGTGGATCGACCATGAGACGGCCTCGAGTCGGCAGTTTGCGCTCGACCTCGACGACTATTTGTACTTGCTCCCAGCGGGTGGCGCTCACTCGAGCGCGATTGATGCCCCACGAGTGGACGGTTTCTCGGACTGA
- a CDS encoding CDP-2,3-bis-(O-geranylgeranyl)-sn-glycerol synthase, with amino-acid sequence MAVLETIAVAFWVMLPAYIPNNAAVLFGGGPPIDGGREWGGKRVLGDGKTWRGTAGGIVSGLAVAGLLTLLAPSVGDVVGFEVPDFTPLAAVGLAGGAMLGDILASFAKRRTGRERGAMFPGVDQLDFVVVSLPLTALLATDWFRTWFTLEVILVIVILTPILHVTTNVIAYKLGLKNEPW; translated from the coding sequence ATGGCAGTACTCGAGACGATCGCCGTCGCGTTCTGGGTGATGTTACCGGCGTATATTCCGAACAATGCGGCCGTCCTGTTCGGCGGTGGTCCACCGATCGACGGCGGCCGAGAGTGGGGTGGAAAACGCGTTCTGGGGGATGGGAAAACCTGGCGCGGGACCGCTGGCGGTATCGTTTCGGGGCTCGCAGTGGCAGGACTGTTGACGCTCCTCGCGCCATCGGTGGGCGACGTCGTCGGATTCGAGGTCCCCGACTTCACGCCGTTGGCAGCCGTCGGCCTCGCCGGCGGAGCGATGCTCGGCGATATTCTGGCATCGTTCGCCAAACGCCGTACTGGTCGTGAGCGCGGCGCGATGTTCCCTGGCGTTGACCAGCTCGATTTCGTCGTGGTCTCCCTGCCGTTGACCGCCTTGCTCGCCACCGACTGGTTTCGAACCTGGTTTACGCTCGAGGTTATCCTCGTCATCGTTATCCTGACGCCGATTTTGCACGTCACGACGAACGTGATCGCGTACAAACTGGGGCTCAAAAACGAACCCTGGTAA
- a CDS encoding PQQ-binding-like beta-propeller repeat protein — protein MVDPSQPGPVSRRQFLAGATISISGLAGCALPGYGTYDRDQESFDPVHLPYDETYPDRNDVTMFRRGLRRLGYYPDQTVPDSVSVNWSLPVNYIGHTAAKSTPMPTPDGETILIPSDTGRLHAVTPDGEHRWAHMTGAGRSLGFHGTPTIVGDTAYLGGYDGDMYAFDVETGDTIWRTTGAQLDGSIAIGSSPAYWEGVIYVVTEYSNPNAGTMWALDAGTGEPLWKDDRLWGMPHPSTAIDPVAERMLTGSNDGVLYAWEFPSLEFEWAFQTGGEIKGTIPTYDGGAFVGSWDGSFYRVDLEDGTEEWSFESGPIIMSNPGIDPDAGIVYIAGNDRHVHALDTDTGERYWSTNVGGSVIGSLTVTADTVLVGSYDSHLYALHKETGEVRWRVENRGHVTSEPIPYDGRIYYAERADITGHWDENVEAVLEAPGHAYCLVADE, from the coding sequence ATGGTGGACCCTTCCCAACCCGGTCCGGTCTCGAGACGGCAGTTCCTCGCCGGTGCGACGATTTCAATCAGCGGACTTGCCGGCTGTGCACTGCCCGGCTATGGAACCTACGACCGGGACCAGGAGTCGTTCGACCCCGTTCACCTGCCGTACGACGAAACGTATCCGGACCGGAACGACGTGACGATGTTTCGCCGAGGGCTACGAAGACTGGGCTATTATCCCGATCAGACGGTCCCCGACTCGGTGTCGGTCAACTGGTCCCTGCCGGTGAACTACATCGGTCATACGGCCGCGAAATCGACGCCGATGCCGACGCCCGATGGAGAGACGATTCTGATTCCCTCCGACACCGGGCGGCTACACGCCGTCACGCCCGACGGCGAACATCGCTGGGCACACATGACCGGCGCTGGTCGGTCGCTGGGATTTCACGGCACACCGACTATCGTCGGAGACACGGCCTATCTCGGCGGCTACGACGGTGATATGTACGCCTTCGACGTCGAGACGGGTGACACGATCTGGCGGACGACGGGTGCTCAACTCGACGGTTCCATTGCTATCGGCTCGAGTCCGGCCTACTGGGAGGGTGTCATCTACGTTGTGACCGAGTATTCCAATCCCAACGCGGGCACGATGTGGGCGCTCGATGCCGGCACCGGTGAGCCGCTGTGGAAAGACGACCGATTGTGGGGAATGCCCCACCCGTCCACGGCTATCGACCCGGTCGCCGAACGCATGCTCACCGGCTCGAACGACGGTGTGTTGTACGCCTGGGAGTTCCCCTCTCTCGAGTTCGAGTGGGCGTTCCAGACGGGCGGCGAGATCAAGGGGACGATTCCGACTTACGACGGTGGCGCATTTGTCGGTTCGTGGGATGGATCGTTCTACCGGGTTGACCTCGAGGACGGCACCGAGGAGTGGTCGTTCGAATCGGGCCCGATCATCATGTCGAACCCGGGGATCGACCCCGACGCCGGCATCGTCTACATCGCCGGTAACGACAGACACGTTCACGCACTCGATACTGACACGGGGGAGCGCTACTGGTCGACCAACGTCGGCGGCAGCGTGATCGGCTCGCTCACTGTCACCGCGGACACGGTCCTGGTCGGGTCGTACGATAGCCACCTGTACGCTCTCCACAAGGAGACGGGCGAGGTCCGCTGGCGGGTAGAGAATCGCGGCCACGTCACCAGCGAACCGATTCCGTACGACGGACGAATTTACTACGCCGAACGCGCCGACATTACTGGCCACTGGGACGAAAACGTGGAAGCGGTACTCGAGGCACCCGGCCACGCCTACTGTCTGGTTGCCGACGAGTGA
- the larC gene encoding nickel pincer cofactor biosynthesis protein LarC, whose protein sequence is MTTTLVFDGRMGASGDMLLAALIDAGASVTALEPIEDALEVEYRIGSTTKCGIAATTVDVLLTGEETASHGHEHDHQHERDHSHGDSHSHNHHEDTHDHGHGHHGEDDHDHGHGHHGEDDHDHGHGHHGEDDHDHGHGHHGEDDHDHGHVHAEGHGPHRSYLEVREIVEGMDLESDIESTAIAIFERLGKAEASVHGTDLESIHFHEVGADDAIADIVGAVALLADLAVEQVVTTPLSVGGGTRSMSHGEYPIPAPAVLEIVERADWAIAGGPVETELLTPTGAAILAEVADGVDTLPSMQVDKTGYGAGGYDLDPHPNVLRALLASRGGDRSLERDDIAVLETNLDDVAPEVLGGLHQRLGEVGARDVSIVPLTMKKSRPGHLVKVICKPEDRDAVARRLAEETGTLGIRETGASHRWIANRAFETVSLEVAGDTYDVTVKIGSDNDGEVYDVSAEYDDVAAVAAETGEPIRSIARRAEAAYDDEY, encoded by the coding sequence ATGACGACGACGCTCGTCTTCGACGGCCGGATGGGGGCCAGTGGCGATATGCTCCTCGCCGCTCTCATCGATGCCGGTGCATCAGTGACGGCCCTCGAGCCAATCGAAGACGCACTCGAGGTGGAGTATCGGATCGGTTCAACGACGAAGTGTGGGATTGCAGCAACGACGGTCGACGTGTTGTTGACCGGTGAGGAAACGGCATCTCACGGCCACGAACACGATCATCAACACGAACGCGATCACAGCCACGGAGACAGTCACTCCCACAATCATCATGAGGATACCCATGACCACGGGCACGGCCACCACGGTGAAGACGATCATGACCACGGGCACGGCCACCACGGTGAAGACGATCATGACCACGGGCACGGCCATCACGGTGAAGACGATCATGACCACGGGCACGGCCACCACGGTGAAGACGATCATGACCACGGGCACGTCCACGCGGAAGGCCACGGCCCCCACCGGAGCTATCTCGAGGTCCGGGAAATCGTCGAGGGAATGGATCTCGAGTCCGACATCGAGTCCACGGCGATCGCCATCTTCGAGCGTCTCGGGAAGGCCGAAGCCAGCGTCCACGGGACAGACCTCGAGTCGATTCACTTCCACGAGGTCGGGGCCGATGACGCCATCGCAGACATCGTCGGTGCCGTCGCCTTGCTCGCAGACCTCGCGGTCGAGCAGGTCGTGACGACACCGCTGTCGGTGGGCGGCGGTACCCGGTCGATGAGCCACGGCGAGTACCCCATTCCGGCACCGGCCGTTCTCGAGATCGTCGAACGGGCAGATTGGGCGATAGCAGGCGGCCCCGTCGAGACCGAACTGCTCACTCCGACTGGAGCCGCGATTCTCGCCGAGGTGGCAGACGGGGTCGATACCCTCCCATCCATGCAGGTCGATAAAACGGGCTACGGTGCCGGCGGCTACGACCTCGACCCGCACCCGAACGTGTTACGCGCGCTACTCGCATCCAGAGGGGGCGACCGCTCGCTCGAGCGAGACGATATCGCCGTCCTCGAGACGAACCTCGACGACGTGGCCCCCGAGGTGCTGGGTGGTCTCCACCAGAGGCTGGGTGAGGTTGGCGCTCGAGACGTCTCTATCGTCCCGCTGACGATGAAAAAGTCGCGACCGGGCCACCTGGTCAAAGTCATCTGTAAACCTGAAGACCGAGACGCGGTTGCCCGCCGACTCGCCGAAGAGACGGGGACGCTCGGTATCCGAGAAACCGGGGCCTCCCACCGCTGGATCGCGAACAGAGCGTTCGAGACGGTGAGCCTCGAGGTAGCTGGCGACACCTACGACGTGACAGTGAAAATCGGCAGCGACAACGATGGCGAGGTGTACGACGTGAGCGCCGAGTACGACGATGTCGCCGCCGTCGCAGCCGAGACGGGGGAACCTATTCGCTCGATTGCGCGACGGGCAGAAGCAGCTTACGACGACGAGTACTGA
- a CDS encoding proline dehydrogenase family protein, which yields MIPPIASRFVAGESPATALEHVRSLNERDIKAIVNLLGEHYDSRSPAEADAAEYRSLVRDIANSRLDACISVKPSQIGLDLGDDVFRALLEEIVEEAAEHDVFVWIDMEDHTTTDVTLDAYESLAREYDGGVGVCVQANLKRTEADVERLADVPGKVRFVKGAYDEPAEVAYKDKAEVNRVYRELLEYAFEHFDGGIAIGSHDPEFIEYGIELHEEYGTDFELQMLMGVREDAQDELAAEYEMWQYVPYGGRWKSYFYRRMMERKENVLFAARAILGR from the coding sequence ATGATTCCGCCTATCGCGAGTCGGTTCGTCGCCGGGGAGAGCCCTGCAACCGCTCTCGAGCACGTCAGGTCGCTCAACGAGCGCGACATCAAGGCCATCGTCAACCTCCTCGGCGAGCACTACGACTCCCGTTCGCCGGCCGAAGCCGACGCGGCCGAGTACCGCTCACTCGTCCGTGACATCGCGAACTCGCGACTCGACGCCTGCATCTCGGTCAAACCCTCACAGATCGGCCTCGACCTCGGCGATGACGTGTTCCGCGCGTTACTCGAGGAAATCGTCGAGGAGGCGGCCGAACACGACGTCTTCGTCTGGATCGACATGGAAGATCACACGACCACTGACGTTACCCTCGACGCCTACGAATCGCTCGCCAGGGAGTACGACGGTGGCGTCGGCGTCTGTGTGCAGGCGAATCTCAAACGGACCGAAGCAGACGTCGAACGCCTCGCAGACGTGCCCGGGAAGGTACGATTCGTCAAAGGCGCCTACGACGAACCCGCTGAAGTCGCCTACAAGGACAAAGCCGAGGTCAATCGCGTCTATCGGGAACTGCTCGAGTACGCGTTCGAACACTTCGACGGCGGCATCGCGATCGGTAGCCACGACCCGGAGTTTATCGAGTACGGAATCGAACTCCACGAGGAGTACGGAACGGATTTCGAGTTACAGATGTTGATGGGGGTGCGCGAGGACGCACAGGACGAACTCGCGGCGGAGTACGAAATGTGGCAGTACGTCCCCTACGGCGGTCGCTGGAAATCGTACTTCTACCGCCGCATGATGGAGCGAAAGGAGAACGTGCTGTTTGCTGCACGAGCCATTCTCGGTCGCTGA